GTGCCGACGACCTCGCCCATCATCACCGGCGGTTCGGCGCTGAGCACGAGCAGCTGCGAGACGTCGTACTCGCCCATGATGCCGATCGCCTCGAGCACGGTCTCGTCGGGGTGCGTGTGCACGAGCGCGGGAATGGCCCTGCCGGTCTCCTGCTTCTGGCGGATCACCGTGTCTCGCGCCGCCAGCACATCGGCGACCGTCTCACCCTCGTCGACCTCGTTGAAGCCGTAGGAGCGCATCCACGAATCGTTGAAGATCTTGCCGAGGTAGCCGCGCCCGCCGTCCGGGAGCAGCACCACCATCACCGCGTCCGCGGGCAGCTCACGTGCCGCGCGCAGGGCGCCGACGACGGCCATCCCGCTGGAGCCGCCGACCAGGATGCCCTCCTCGCGGGCCAGCCGGCGCGTCATGGCGAAGGCCTCGGCATCCGTCACCACGACGATCTCGTGCGGCACCTGCGGGTCGTAGGCTCCCGGCCAGATGTCCTCGCCGACGCCCTCGACGAGGTACGGGCGGCCGGTGCCGCCGGAGTACACGCTGCCCTCGGGATCGACGCCGATCACCCGGACTCTGTCATCCGAGACCTCGCGCAGGTAGCGGCCGGTGCCGGTGATCGTGCCGCCCGTGCCGACGCCGGCGACGAAGTGCGTGATGCGACCATCGGTGTCCCGCCAGATCTCGGGCCCTGTGGTCTCGTAGTGGCTGCGCGGACCGTTCGGGTTCTCGTACTGGTTCGGCTTGAACGCCCCCGGGATCTCGCGGGCGAGCCGGTCGCTGACGCTGTAGTACGACTCCGGGCTGTCGGCCGGCACCGAAGTCGGGGTCACGACCACCTCGGCGCCATAGGCGCGCAGCACGTCGATCTTGTCGGAGCCGACCTTGTCGGGCACGACGAACACGCACCGGTAGCCGCGCTGCTGGGCGACCAGAGCGAGGCCGACCCCGGTGTTGCCGCTGGTCGGCTCGACGATCGTGCCGCCGGGCTTCAGGTCGCCCGACGCCTCGGCGGCGTCGATGATACGGCTGGCGATGCGGTCCTTCGCCGAGCCGCCTGGGTTGAGGTACTCGAGTTTGACGAGCACGGTGCAGGCGATGCCGTCGGTGACCCGGTTGAGCCTGACCAGGGGCGTGTCGCCGACGAGGTCGACGATGTTCTCGGCATAGCGCATGGGTTCAGGGTAGACGCGCGGATGCCGGATGCTGGGCGTGTGTTTCGGCGGGGCTGGGCGTCTGGGGCCCTTCGAGAGCCTCAGGGACCCAGCCCCTGCCAGTCAGCCCTTCGTGGCGCCGGCGAGCAGGCCGCGGACGAAGAAGCGCTGCAGGGCGAAGAACACGATCAGCGGCACGATGATCGAGATGAACGTACCGGCCGACTGCAGGAACCACCGGTTGCCCCATGTTCCGGACAGCGAGTTCAGCGCCTGGGTGATCGGCAGGGCGCCCGGCGAGGCGAAGATCGTCGCGACCAGCAGATCGTTCCACACCCAGAGGAACTGGAAGATGCCGAACGAGGCGATTGCCGGCATCGCCAGCGGCAGGATGATGCGGAAGAACACCTGGCCGTGACCTGCACCGTCGACGCGCGCGGCCTCGACGATGTCACCGGGGATCTCGGCGATGAAGTTGTGCAGCATGAACGTCGCCAGCGGCAGTGCGAAGATCGCGTGCGCGATCCAAACCCGCGCGAAGCTGAACTCGACGTCGTTCAGCGTCAGACCCGGGAAGACCTGCACATCGCCGATGGTCAGGCCGCTGGAGAACAGGCTCAGCAGCGGCACCAGGGCCATCTGCAGCGGCACGATCTGCAGCGCGAACACGAACACGAACAGCATGTTGCGACCCTTGAAGTCGATCCATGCGAACGCGTAGGCGGCGAGCGAGGCGAGCGCGATCGGGAACACCGTGGCCGGGATCGTGATGGCCAGCGAGTTCACGAACGCCGTGGCGAGAGTGGTCGACGTGCCGCCCGCGTTCAGCGCCTCGAAGTAGTTCTCGAGCGTGAACCGCGGGTCGGTGAAGACTGTCCACCAGCCCGTGGACTGGGTGTCGGCGCCCGGACGGAACGAGGTCACGAACAGGCCGAAGGTGGGGATCGTCCAGAACACCGCGATGATGACCGCGGCGAGGGTCGCGCCCTTCGATGTCAGCTTCTTGTGCGCGATGGCCTCGTTGCGGCGCGTGTCGCGGGCGACCTGGCGCTTGGTGCGAGTGTCCGTCACGACGGCTTCGGTGGCGGTCATCAGCGGATCTCCCTCTGCTTGGTCAGCGATCGGGCGTTGTAGACGATCAGAGGCAGCACGAAGATGAACAGCACCACGGCGAGCGCCGACGAGTGGCCGTAGCTCTGGAAGCGCTGCTGCTGGTTGACCATCTCGAAGCCGAGCACCGAGGTCTCGTCGCGGCCACCGGTCATCACGGCCACGATGTCGTACACCTTCAGCGACATGATGGTGATCGTCGTCAGCACGACGATCAGCGACGAGCGGATGCCGGGCACCGTCACGTTCGTGAACCGCTGCCACGCGTTGGTCCCGTCGAGCTCGGCGGCCTCGATCTGCTCGGTCGGCACCGCCTTGATCGCCGCCGAGAGGATGACCATCGCGAACCCGGTCTGGGTCCAGATGAACACGATCAGCAGCATGAACGTGTTGATCACCGGCTGCACCGCGAGCCAGTTCACCGGGTCGCCGCCGAACATGGTCACGATCGCGTTCAGCAGACCCAGCTGGTCACCCTGCCGGTAGTCGTACATGAACTTCCAGATGATGCCGGCGCCGACGAACGAGATCGCCACCGGCATGAACACGAGCACCTTCAGCACCTTCTCGCCGCGGGCCCGGTCGATGAAGACGGCGTACGCGAGGCCGACGGCGACCGAGATCGTCGGAGCCAGCAGCGCCCAGATCAGGGTATTGATCACGGATGACGTGCCGACGGGGTTCGTGAACACCCAGATGTAGTTCTCGAGGCCGACGAAGTCGGTGCCGGTCTTGTCGAAGAACGACTTGAAGAACGTCGCGACAGCCGGGTAGATGAGGCCCAGCAGCAGCATCACCGCGGCCGGGGCCATGAACAGGATGAGCTGGAAGAGGTAGCCGGCTCCCTGTCGCGAGCGGAAGTCGGCGAAGAACAGCAGACCGCCCGAGAGCAGTGCGATCGCGACGACGTAGAGCACGGCGTTCGAGTACGGGCGCAGCATCATGAAGGCCAGCACGGGGATGGCCAGGCAGGCCACCAGCCGCATGATGAAGTACCCCCTGCCGGGGCGCGGCGCGTACTCGATGAGCACGAGCACGACCGCCACGGCGAGCCCGAAGGCGAGCAGCACGACCGGGATCTGCAGCAGCGGATGAAGGTCGCCCATCCAGACGAAGAAGGTGTTCAGCGAGACGGGCCCGAGTGCGATGCGGGCCGGATCCTCGGCCGGGGCCGAGAAGATGAGCAGAAGCAGCACCGCGGCGATGAGCACGAATCCGGCGACCACGATGACGCGCGTGATCGTGCGTCCCTTCGCGTCGACGCCGTGTGTCGTCTGCGGCAGTTCTGTCGTCTGCGTGTCCTCGATGACTTGAGACATAGATAGCCCTTCTGGTGATGCGGGTGCGGGGCCGGGCATGTGCCCGACCCCGCCCCCGTCAGCAGGTTGCGCTCAGACTAGCGCTGTCCGCCGGTTCTCGAACGGTCAGTTCTCGTAGCCGGCCTGGATGTCGCTGAGCACCTGGTCGGTGGCCTTGCCGTCGATCCAGTCGACCATGCCCTTCCAGAAGGATCCCGAACCCACCGTCGACGGCATCAGGTCGGATGCGTCGAAGCGGAACACGGTGGCGTCGTCCTGCAGCACGCCCATGGCCTCCTGCAGGAACTCGCTGCCGGCCAGACTCGGGTCGGCGTTCTTGTTCGCGGAGATGACGCCGCCCAGTTCGACACGGGCGTCGGCGAACTCCGGCGATGCCATGAACTCGAGCACCTTGACGGTGGCCTCGTCGTCGTTGAAGGCCGCGACGAACTCGCCGCCACCCTCGACCTGCAGCTCGCCCTCGGTCATGCCGGGCATGATGAACGCGTAGACGTCGCCCTCGGGGCCGACCTCAGGGGTCGCGCCGTCGGCGGTCTTCACATCGAGGAAGTTCGCCGACAGGAACGAAGCCTGGTGGGTGAGCGCGCAGGTGCCGTCGGCGACCTTGGCCGCGACATCGGCGAACGCCGTGGAGTTGATGCTCTTCACGCCGCCGAAGCCCGCGTTGACGTACTCCTCGTTCAGGAGGATCGTGCCGACCGCGTCGAAGGCCTCCTTGATCTCGGGGTCGGTGAACTTCACATCGCCCGCGACCCACTGGTCGTAGACCTCGGGGCCGGACTGGCGCAGCACCAGGTCCTCGATCCAGTCGGTTCCCGGCCATCCCGAGGCCTCACCCGATGCGAAGCCTGCGCACCAGGGCACCTCGCCCGACTTCTCCTTGATGGTGTCGGTGAGCGTGAGCATCTCGTCCCATGTCTTCGGGACCTCGACCCCCCACTCGGCGAACTTCGCCGGCGAGTACCAGACGTAGCCCTTCAGGTTGGCCAGCATCGGCGCCGCGTAGAAGGTGTCGTCGAACGTGCCGTACGCCTTCCAATCCTCAGACCAGTTCTCATCGACGGCGCTCTCCACGCCCTCGGGTGCGGGCATCACCTTGCCGGTGTCGACGAGCGTCTTCAGCAGGCCCGGTTGCGGGACGATCGCGATGTCCGGGGCGTCGCCACCGGTCACCTTGGTGACGATGTTGCCCTCGAAGCTCTTGTCGCCGGTGTACTCGACCTTGATGCCGGACTCCTCCTCGAAGGCCTCGAACGCCTTGTTCAGGTCTTCAGCCTCGGTGCCGGTGATGCCTCCCGAGATGCGGACGGTCGCACCTTCGCCGCCGTTGCCCCCGCCGCCCGGTTCGGCCTCCGCGCATCCGGTCAGGGCGATTGCGGTCGCACCGACCAGTGCCAGGGGAGCGAGCAGGCGGTATCGCTGTGACAGAGCCATGTGTTTTCTCCTCTTCGGGTCGTCCGTCCCTCGAAGGCGCCCAGTCCCGCGGGCGTTGAGGAACCGATTCCAGGCCAACCTACTTGGCGAAGCACTCCGGGCACAATGGGGACACAGCAACATTCGGCCAACCGTTGCGCAGACGTGATCCGGGCTGTGAGAGCGCTCCCAAAGATCGCGACATGGAACCGGTTCCCTTCGTGGATGGATGCCGGTACCCTGAGCGGAGCCGACCCACCCGAAACGGAAGACCGGATGACCACCATCGCCGATGTCGCCGCCCGTGCCGGCGTCTCCAAGGCGACGGCGAGCCGCGCCCTGAGCGGCGGCGGTTACGTGTCCGCCGTCACGCGCGAGCGGGTGCGCACCGCCGCACGCGAGCTGGCGTACGTCGCGCACTCCTCGGCGACCAGCCTCGCCACGGGCAGGAGCTTCTCGGTCGGCGTCATCATGCCCGAACCGGACCGGTGGTTCTTCGCCCAGCTGCTCAGCGGCATCCAGGACGAGCTGTTCAGCTCAGGCTACGACCTCGTGCTCTACGGCATCCAGGAAGGGTCCTCCGAACGACGCAGGCTGTTCGAACAGGTCCTCCCCCGACGTCGGCTCGACGGCATCCTCGCAGTCGGGATCCAGCCCAGCGCGCACGAGCTGCGGCGGCTCGTGCAGGTCGGCTCACCGCTGGTGACGATCGGGGCCTACAGCGAGGATGCCAGCGCGGTGTCGATCGACGACGTCGCGGCCGCGCGCATCGCGACCGAGCACCTCATCGATCTCGGTCACCGAGACATCGTCTTCCTCGGTGCCAGGTCGGATGCCGCCACGCACGCGTACGGCGATCAGCGACGCCTCGAGGGATACATGGCGGCGATGGTCGACGCCGGCCTGGAGGCGAGCATCCGGCACGCACCCGGCGGGTCGACGATGCCCGGCGGCTACGAGGCGGCGGTGCGGACGCTGGGAGACCGGCAGAACCGGCCGACCGCGTTCGTCGCGGTGTGCGACGAGGTCGCGATCGGCGGCATCATCGCCACGAGGAGACTCGGACTTTCCGTGCCCACCGAGATCAGCATCGTCGGCATCGACGACCACGTGCACGCCGAGATGTTCTCGCTGACCACCGTGCGACAGCATCCGCGCGCCCAGGGGGTCGCCGCCGTCGGACTGCTGCACCGCCGGATGGCGGATCCCGAGGCGGAGCCCGAGCGCATCGTCATGGCGTCGGAGCTGGTGGCGCGCTCGTCCACCGCCGCACCGCGCTGACGACGCAGGAAGGCCCCGGGGCGAACCCCGGGGCCTTCGCGATGAAGCGTGATTACTTCAGGTTGACCGTAGCGCCGGCCTCTTCCAGAGCGGCCTTCGCCTTCTCGGCGGTCTCCTTGTTGACGCCCTCGAGGACGGCCTTCGGAGCACCGTCGACGACGGCCTTGGCCTCGCCGAGGCCCAGCGAGGTGAGCTCGCGGACGGTCTTGATGACCTGGATCTTCTTGTCGCCGGCGGCCTCGAGGACGACGTCGAACGAGTCCTTCTCCTCCTCGGCCTCGGCCGCACCTGCGCCACCAGCAGCGCCGGCGACGGCGACGGGGGCGGCAGCGGTGACGTCGAACTTCTCCTCGAACGCCTTCACGAACTCGCTGAGCTCGACAAGGGTCAGACCGGCAAACTGCTCCAGCAGCTCCTCAGTGGTGAGCTTCGCCATGATTTATCTCCTAATAGATGGGGTTTGTGTGAAGAAGACGCTGGTCGCTCACGCGGCCTCGGCGGTCTCCAGCTTTTCGCGAAGCGCGTCGATGGTGGCGGCAGCCTTGCCCATCGTCGCCTTCATCATGCCCGCTGCCTTCGCCAGCAGAACCTCACGGCTCTCGAGCGAGGCGTACTTGTTGACCTCGTCGGCGTCGAGGGTCTTGCCCTCGAAGACGCCGCCCTTGATCACGAGAAGCGGGTTGGCCTTGGCGAAGTCACGCAGAGCCTTGGCGGTGGCGACGAAGTCACCGTGCACGAACGCGACAGCCGACGGACCCTTGAGCTCGTCGTCCAGCGTCGTGATCCCCGCGTTGTTCGCGGCGATCTTGGTCAGCGTGTTCTTCACCACGGCGTATTCCGCGTCCTGACGGATGCTCGTGCGCAGCTGCTTGAGCTGGGCAACCGTCAGACCGCGGTACTCGGTCAGCAGGACGGCGTTCGAGTTCTCGAAAGACTTCGTGAGCTCGGCAACCGTTGCATCCTTCTGCGCCATGGTCACTCCTTACGTGTACGGACGCCACGCGGATGCGGGACGTCGACCTCGACCACCCGCAGCTCAAGCAAAAACGCTCCGGCGCAAGCGCACGGAGCGTGGATCTCGAGGAGAAACTCTCTATGACACCTGCGCGGGCCCCTGCTCAGCAGTGCTTCGATCGACCTGCGCTCACGCGCACGACGATGACCGGCGGTCTTCGGTTGGGATCAACTCTACGGCATCCGCCCGCACCGCCCAAATCCGCTCCGCACCGCCGCGCCCCATGGGTAGTTCTGCCCGTCGCGACGCGCGTGCGGGTTCGCTACCGTGAGCATCCTGAGGGCAGTCGAGGGGGAACGAGGAAGCATCGTGGCAGACGTCAGCCTGGATTACGGCGCCATGGAGGCGAGCATCCGCGCCTACAAGAGCATGCGGTCGATGCTGGACGGGGCGACCAGCGCACTCGGGTCGGCATCCGATGCCGCGGTGCCGCAGCGCGAGCTGCGCGATCGTCTGCACGAGCTGCACGACGCCTGGGGCGGCGGCATCGACAAGCTGGCACGCTTCTCGGAGGACGCGCACGGCGGCCTGACCACCGTGCTGGATGCCTTCCGCAGCTTCGACGAGGATGTCGCGGCGAGCATGGAAGAGGGGCAGCAGGCATGAGCGGCTTCCCCGCGCTCGGCTTCGATCCGGCACCCGGCGACCTCGCACTGCTCGAGGGCTTCGTCGACAATCTCCGCGCCGGCGCCGACGG
This is a stretch of genomic DNA from Microbacterium sp. YJN-G. It encodes these proteins:
- a CDS encoding cystathionine beta-synthase → MRYAENIVDLVGDTPLVRLNRVTDGIACTVLVKLEYLNPGGSAKDRIASRIIDAAEASGDLKPGGTIVEPTSGNTGVGLALVAQQRGYRCVFVVPDKVGSDKIDVLRAYGAEVVVTPTSVPADSPESYYSVSDRLAREIPGAFKPNQYENPNGPRSHYETTGPEIWRDTDGRITHFVAGVGTGGTITGTGRYLREVSDDRVRVIGVDPEGSVYSGGTGRPYLVEGVGEDIWPGAYDPQVPHEIVVVTDAEAFAMTRRLAREEGILVGGSSGMAVVGALRAARELPADAVMVVLLPDGGRGYLGKIFNDSWMRSYGFNEVDEGETVADVLAARDTVIRQKQETGRAIPALVHTHPDETVLEAIGIMGEYDVSQLLVLSAEPPVMMGEVVGTVDEKGLLDLLFRGEAQPADPVGAHVGERLPLIGIHTPVAQARAALADADALLVTVDGRPHTVLTRQDLLAYLAR
- a CDS encoding carbohydrate ABC transporter permease, translating into MTATEAVVTDTRTKRQVARDTRRNEAIAHKKLTSKGATLAAVIIAVFWTIPTFGLFVTSFRPGADTQSTGWWTVFTDPRFTLENYFEALNAGGTSTTLATAFVNSLAITIPATVFPIALASLAAYAFAWIDFKGRNMLFVFVFALQIVPLQMALVPLLSLFSSGLTIGDVQVFPGLTLNDVEFSFARVWIAHAIFALPLATFMLHNFIAEIPGDIVEAARVDGAGHGQVFFRIILPLAMPAIASFGIFQFLWVWNDLLVATIFASPGALPITQALNSLSGTWGNRWFLQSAGTFISIIVPLIVFFALQRFFVRGLLAGATKG
- a CDS encoding carbohydrate ABC transporter permease — its product is MSQVIEDTQTTELPQTTHGVDAKGRTITRVIVVAGFVLIAAVLLLLIFSAPAEDPARIALGPVSLNTFFVWMGDLHPLLQIPVVLLAFGLAVAVVLVLIEYAPRPGRGYFIMRLVACLAIPVLAFMMLRPYSNAVLYVVAIALLSGGLLFFADFRSRQGAGYLFQLILFMAPAAVMLLLGLIYPAVATFFKSFFDKTGTDFVGLENYIWVFTNPVGTSSVINTLIWALLAPTISVAVGLAYAVFIDRARGEKVLKVLVFMPVAISFVGAGIIWKFMYDYRQGDQLGLLNAIVTMFGGDPVNWLAVQPVINTFMLLIVFIWTQTGFAMVILSAAIKAVPTEQIEAAELDGTNAWQRFTNVTVPGIRSSLIVVLTTITIMSLKVYDIVAVMTGGRDETSVLGFEMVNQQQRFQSYGHSSALAVVLFIFVLPLIVYNARSLTKQREIR
- a CDS encoding ABC transporter substrate-binding protein yields the protein MALSQRYRLLAPLALVGATAIALTGCAEAEPGGGGNGGEGATVRISGGITGTEAEDLNKAFEAFEEESGIKVEYTGDKSFEGNIVTKVTGGDAPDIAIVPQPGLLKTLVDTGKVMPAPEGVESAVDENWSEDWKAYGTFDDTFYAAPMLANLKGYVWYSPAKFAEWGVEVPKTWDEMLTLTDTIKEKSGEVPWCAGFASGEASGWPGTDWIEDLVLRQSGPEVYDQWVAGDVKFTDPEIKEAFDAVGTILLNEEYVNAGFGGVKSINSTAFADVAAKVADGTCALTHQASFLSANFLDVKTADGATPEVGPEGDVYAFIMPGMTEGELQVEGGGEFVAAFNDDEATVKVLEFMASPEFADARVELGGVISANKNADPSLAGSEFLQEAMGVLQDDATVFRFDASDLMPSTVGSGSFWKGMVDWIDGKATDQVLSDIQAGYEN
- a CDS encoding LacI family DNA-binding transcriptional regulator; protein product: MTTIADVAARAGVSKATASRALSGGGYVSAVTRERVRTAARELAYVAHSSATSLATGRSFSVGVIMPEPDRWFFAQLLSGIQDELFSSGYDLVLYGIQEGSSERRRLFEQVLPRRRLDGILAVGIQPSAHELRRLVQVGSPLVTIGAYSEDASAVSIDDVAAARIATEHLIDLGHRDIVFLGARSDAATHAYGDQRRLEGYMAAMVDAGLEASIRHAPGGSTMPGGYEAAVRTLGDRQNRPTAFVAVCDEVAIGGIIATRRLGLSVPTEISIVGIDDHVHAEMFSLTTVRQHPRAQGVAAVGLLHRRMADPEAEPERIVMASELVARSSTAAPR
- the rplL gene encoding 50S ribosomal protein L7/L12; amino-acid sequence: MAKLTTEELLEQFAGLTLVELSEFVKAFEEKFDVTAAAPVAVAGAAGGAGAAEAEEEKDSFDVVLEAAGDKKIQVIKTVRELTSLGLGEAKAVVDGAPKAVLEGVNKETAEKAKAALEEAGATVNLK
- the rplJ gene encoding 50S ribosomal protein L10 produces the protein MAQKDATVAELTKSFENSNAVLLTEYRGLTVAQLKQLRTSIRQDAEYAVVKNTLTKIAANNAGITTLDDELKGPSAVAFVHGDFVATAKALRDFAKANPLLVIKGGVFEGKTLDADEVNKYASLESREVLLAKAAGMMKATMGKAAATIDALREKLETAEAA